A genomic segment from Nicotiana sylvestris chromosome 1, ASM39365v2, whole genome shotgun sequence encodes:
- the LOC138872436 gene encoding uncharacterized protein, with the protein MEKCWHLKSAIQELIDTNRIEVQALEAPNINRNLMPTHQETNMIEIMHKGGEAKKPSQTIVMIRSSEVKPIEPSMAVKKRFSSNMEGKQERVKMVVSRVASRPIVIVEGARTDHVIIKPVTQLPIVNNRAIPWNYERVIVTYKRKEVKEKVYETQGLTRLGRCFAPKELRKAKDNPVLVKKAITEEEAEEFLRKMKMQDYSIVEQLKKMPAQISILTLLIHSDEHRRALMKILNEAHVLDKISVNHLEKIANKIFEVNRVTFSDEELPVEGTEHNKALYLTVKCEDSVVTWVLVDNGSSANIFPLSTLSKLKVEDERIHKNSICVRGFDGGGKDSVGDIVLELTIGSVEFTMGFQVLDIVVSYNLLLGRPWIHADKAVPSTLHQMVKFEWDRQEIVVHDEDNLCAHSNAVVPFIEMEDDKGSWVYQVFDTMLVEKVPEGKYIPNPKITATSVRVAFKMLKNGFVPGKGLGSSLQGIIQPVSLPINLGTFGLGFKTATAHIKRARKLKRGHGSF; encoded by the coding sequence atggagaagtgctggcacttaAAAAGTGctatccaggagctcattgatactaatagaattgaagttcaagctctaGAGGCGCCTAATATCAACCGGAATCTGATGCCAACCCACcaagagacaaatatgattgaaataatgcataagggaggggaggccaagaagccttcacagaccatcgtgatgattcggtccagtgaggtcaagccaATTGAACCATCTATGGCAGTTAAGAAGAGGTTTTCAAGTAATATGGAAggaaaacaagaaagggtgaaAATGGTTGTGTCAAGAGTGGCAAGCAGACCTAtcgtaattgtggagggtgcccgcacagatcaTGTCATTATTaagccggtaacccagttaccGATAGTCAATAACAGGGCTAttccgtggaattatgaacgggtgatagtgacTTATAAaaggaaagaagttaaagaaaaAGTCTATGAGACCCAGGGTTTGACTCGtttggggagatgctttgcccccaaggagttaagaaaagctaaagaTAACCCAGTATTAGTGAAGAAAGCTATAactgaagaagaggcagaggaattcttgagaaagatgaagatgcaagactattctatcgtggaacaattgaaaaagatGCCTGCTCAGATTTCAATATTGacattgttaatccactcagacgagCATCGTCGAGCCTTAATGAAAATCCTAAATGAGGCTCATGTTCTCGATAAAATCTCAGTGAatcatctggaaaagatagcaaacaaaatctttgaagtgaacagagtcactttttctgacgaggaattgcctgtagaaggtactgagcacaacaaagctctttacctTACGGTGAAATGTGAGGATTCTGTGGTTACCTGGGTATTGGTCGATAACGGTTCCAGTGCGAATAttttccctctctccactctaagcaagttgaaagtagaagatgagaggattcataagaatagtatctgcgtgcggggatttgatggcggaggcaaagattcagttggggatatAGTGCTAGAGCTGACAATAGGGtcagttgagttcacaatgggGTTCCAGGTGCTAGACATAGTTGTTtcctacaatctgctgttaggtcgaccatggattcatgcagataaagcagtcccatcaacactacaccagatggtcaaatttgaatgggatagacaggaaatagttgtgcacgacgaagataatttgtgcgctcataGCAATGCCGTTGTTCCATTCATTGaaatggaagatgacaaggggtcgtgggtctaccaggtttttgacacgatgttggtcgagaaagttccagaggggaaatacattccaaatccgaAGATAACCGCCACATCAGTCAGGGTGGCCTttaaaatgttgaagaatggttttgtaccaggcaaaggTTTGGGTTCATCTCtgcagggtatcatacagccggtgtcccTCCCTataaacttgggaacatttggcctGGGATTCAAGACCGCAACCGCACACATAAagagagccaggaaattgaaaagagggcatgggtccttctaA